The Lycium barbarum isolate Lr01 chromosome 10, ASM1917538v2, whole genome shotgun sequence genome includes a region encoding these proteins:
- the LOC132613705 gene encoding uncharacterized protein LOC132613705 isoform X1 → MKRTNRKCRLWWPTHLSSLNQLNNLHSYAFLFGWFISSSEASFDIVVAFACDESALLSMTRNMNLERVLQGINRKMPVLLQDKSKFSLLGYYAADCSSNGQLLMVRGKGNKHINSANKRTCLCAEQLAPQGKRGRWKCGCHKLDKILEQCRTFSLEDNIWAQIGCDNSQAVSRKVELIPKVHHLHRKGEAIFQLDVHVVFYGIPVFGGHYYSLGFESPSERVTNHCRKPEWVKDLNRKQPYLDLDAVILSINTANAAKIFTEANNSAKRSRVSFHFFCMFSILTWQLLAVLLASFSTIFYVILQSFHVCLIHVSHSYIYVALEKVFCITCKNLEIRCCQLLYWPVILKDYGLRSQSCVEYAEKAAFHKHSMWTSLLVDLLLGNFFGIILWSRARAACTWVSSFSENATNYLLRTGCVWLMGNPAGFKLNTELAGVLGTISLIAIQIWSTLWWLLGFFLIHLIKVVAVFGSLFGLTAAAALIIDTISLATTHVSILQWLLTLLYSWQIQAVDALWRLFRGRKWNPLRQRLDSYAYSVEQHVVGSLLFTPLLLLLPTTSLFYIFFTIMKTTISFVCIAIQFGISIIHATPYIKIFFWFMRRKRFPSGLWFEIVLCQRNATSSSEVESAGKTASGSENSRHTNCCKSTVLVSFLHSNFLSLRQVVWPHYRNVFSDVSRSSIALSAYGVLTGKRTPSAPKIGLPATLPWMSIPYKEYWRLCHEAVLDCRQDYNCQLHQ, encoded by the exons atgaaaagaaccAATAGAAAGTGCAGGCTTTGGTGGCCAACACATCTGTCTTCATTAAATCAATTGAATAATTTGCATTCATATGCTTTCTTGTTTGGTTGGTTCATTTCTTCATCTGAAGCTTCTTTTGACATTGTTGTTGCTTTTGCTTGTGATGAATCTGCTCTTCTTTCCATGACCAGAAATATGAATCTTGAG AGGGTTCTTCAAGGCATAAACAGAAAGATGCCTGTGCTTCTACAAGATAAAAGCAAGTTCTCTCTGCTAGGTTATTATGCAGCAGATTGCAGCAGTAATGGGCAGTTACTAATGGTCAGAGGCAAAGGGAACAAGCATATCAACTCTGCTAATAAGAGGACATGCTTGTGTGCTGAACAACTTGCACCTCAAGGAAAGcgtggaagatggaaatgtggaTGTCACAAATTGGACAAGATACTAGAGCAGTGTAGAACATTCTCCTTAGAGGATAACATTTGGGCACAGATTGGATGTGATAATTCTCAAGCTGTTAGCAGAAAAGTAGAGCTAATACCAAAAGTGCATCATCTACATAGGAAGGGAGAAGCCATATTCCAATTAGATGTCCAC GTAGTGTTTTATGGAATTCCTGTGTTTGGTGGCCACTATTACTCATTGGGTTTCGAGAGTCCATCTGAGCGGGTGACAAACCATTGCAGGAAGCCTGAATGGGTTAAGGATCTTAACAGGAAGCAGCCATATCTTGACTTG GATGCTGTAATTCTATCTATCAACACTGCTAATGCGGCTAAAATCTTTACAGAAGCAAATAATTCTGCCAAAAGATCCAGGGTTTCCTTTCATTTCTTTTGCAT GTTTTCTATTTTGACTTGGCAACTGCTTGCTGTATTGCTTGCATCATTCTCAACTATCTTCTACGTCATCCTTCAGTCCTTCCATGTCTGTTTGATCCATGTGTCCCACTCGTATATCTATGTTGCATTGGAGAAGGTATTCTGCATTACATGCAAAAATCTGGAAATCCGATGCTGCCAGCTCCTCTATTGGCCGGTTATTCTCAAAGATTATGGTCTCAG GTCTCAATCCTGCGTGGAGTATGCTGAGAAAGCAGCATTTCACAAACATTCCATGTGGACAAGCCTTTTAGTTGATCTACTTCTGGGGAACTTCTTTGGCATCATATTGTGGTCTCGAGCTAGAGCAGCTTGCACATGGGTTTCAAGTTTTTCTGAAAATGCCACTAACTATCTTCTGCGTACTGGTTGTGTGTGGCTTATGGGAAACCCAGCAGGATTCAAGTTGAACACTGAGCTAGCCGGAGTTCTTGGGACAATTTCCCTGATTGCTATTCAAATTTGGTCTACCCTTTGGTGGTTATTGGGTTTCTTCTTGATTCATCTCATAAAAGTAGTTGCTGTATTTGGCTCATTATTTGGTCTAACTGCAGCCGCTGCTCTGATAATTGACACAATTTCACTAGCAACAACACATGTCTCTATTCTTCAGTGGTTACTTACACTGCTCTATTCATGGCAAATACAGGCTGTAGATGCTTTATGGCGGCTTTTCAG GGGTAGGAAGTGGAATCCTCTTCGTCAGAGACTAGACAGCTATGCATATAGTGTGGAACAGCATGTTGTTGGGTCTCTCCTATTTACTCCGCTTTTACTTCTGCTACCGACGACTTCATTATTCTATATTTTCTTCACCATTATGAAGACAACCATTAGCTTTGTCTGCATAGCCATTCAGTTTGGCATATCTATAATTCATGCCACACCATACATTAAGATTTTCTTTTGGTTCATGAGGAGGAAGCGATTTCCTTCTGGATTATGGTTTGAGATTGTTTTGTGTCAGAGGAATGCCACTAGTTCTTCAGAGGTTGAATCTGCTGGTAAGACTGCATCAGGCTCTGAGAATTCTCGCCACACAAACTGCTGTAAATCGACAGTTCTGGTTTCATTTCTCCACAGCAATTTTTTGAGCTTAA GACAAGTAGTTTGGCCCCACTATAGAAATGTTTTTTCAGATGTATCTAGATCTTCTATTGCATTGTCAGCTTATGGAGTTCTGACAGGGAAAAG AACTCCATCTGCTCCAAAGATTGGTCTTCCCGCGACACTGCCATGGATGTCTATTCCATACAAAGAATACTGGCGCCTTTGCCATGAAGCAGTCCTCGATTGCAGGCAAGATTACAACTGCCAATTACACCAATAG
- the LOC132613705 gene encoding uncharacterized protein LOC132613705 isoform X2 has product MKRTNRKCRLWWPTHLSSLNQLNNLHSYAFLFGWFISSSEASFDIVVAFACDESALLSMTRNMNLERVLQGINRKMPVLLQDKSKFSLLGYYAADCSSNGQLLMVRGKGNKHINSANKRTCLCAEQLAPQGKRGRWKCGCHKLDKILEQCRTFSLEDNIWAQIGCDNSQAVSRKVELIPKVHHLHRKGEAIFQLDVHVLFYGIPVFGGHYYSLGFESPSERVTNHCRKPEWVKDLNRKQPYLDLDAVILSINTANAAKIFTEANNSAKRSRVSFHFFCMFSILTWQLLAVLLASFSTIFYVILQSFHVCLIHVSHSYIYVALEKVFCITCKNLEIRCCQLLYWPVILKDYGLRSQSCVEYAEKAAFHKHSMWTSLLVDLLLGNFFGIILWSRARAACTWVSSFSENATNYLLRTGCVWLMGNPAGFKLNTELAGVLGTISLIAIQIWSTLWWLLGFFLIHLIKVVAVFGSLFGLTAAAALIIDTISLATTHVSILQWLLTLLYSWQIQAVDALWRLFRGRKWNPLRQRLDSYAYSVEQHVVGSLLFTPLLLLLPTTSLFYIFFTIMKTTISFVCIAIQFGISIIHATPYIKIFFWFMRRKRFPSGLWFEIVLCQRNATSSSEVESAGKTASGSENSRHTNCCKSTVLVSFLHSNFLSLRQVVWPHYRNVFSDVSRSSIALSAYGVLTGKRTPSAPKIGLPATLPWMSIPYKEYWRLCHEAVLDCRQDYNCQLHQ; this is encoded by the exons atgaaaagaaccAATAGAAAGTGCAGGCTTTGGTGGCCAACACATCTGTCTTCATTAAATCAATTGAATAATTTGCATTCATATGCTTTCTTGTTTGGTTGGTTCATTTCTTCATCTGAAGCTTCTTTTGACATTGTTGTTGCTTTTGCTTGTGATGAATCTGCTCTTCTTTCCATGACCAGAAATATGAATCTTGAG AGGGTTCTTCAAGGCATAAACAGAAAGATGCCTGTGCTTCTACAAGATAAAAGCAAGTTCTCTCTGCTAGGTTATTATGCAGCAGATTGCAGCAGTAATGGGCAGTTACTAATGGTCAGAGGCAAAGGGAACAAGCATATCAACTCTGCTAATAAGAGGACATGCTTGTGTGCTGAACAACTTGCACCTCAAGGAAAGcgtggaagatggaaatgtggaTGTCACAAATTGGACAAGATACTAGAGCAGTGTAGAACATTCTCCTTAGAGGATAACATTTGGGCACAGATTGGATGTGATAATTCTCAAGCTGTTAGCAGAAAAGTAGAGCTAATACCAAAAGTGCATCATCTACATAGGAAGGGAGAAGCCATATTCCAATTAGATGTCCACGTAT TGTTTTATGGAATTCCTGTGTTTGGTGGCCACTATTACTCATTGGGTTTCGAGAGTCCATCTGAGCGGGTGACAAACCATTGCAGGAAGCCTGAATGGGTTAAGGATCTTAACAGGAAGCAGCCATATCTTGACTTG GATGCTGTAATTCTATCTATCAACACTGCTAATGCGGCTAAAATCTTTACAGAAGCAAATAATTCTGCCAAAAGATCCAGGGTTTCCTTTCATTTCTTTTGCAT GTTTTCTATTTTGACTTGGCAACTGCTTGCTGTATTGCTTGCATCATTCTCAACTATCTTCTACGTCATCCTTCAGTCCTTCCATGTCTGTTTGATCCATGTGTCCCACTCGTATATCTATGTTGCATTGGAGAAGGTATTCTGCATTACATGCAAAAATCTGGAAATCCGATGCTGCCAGCTCCTCTATTGGCCGGTTATTCTCAAAGATTATGGTCTCAG GTCTCAATCCTGCGTGGAGTATGCTGAGAAAGCAGCATTTCACAAACATTCCATGTGGACAAGCCTTTTAGTTGATCTACTTCTGGGGAACTTCTTTGGCATCATATTGTGGTCTCGAGCTAGAGCAGCTTGCACATGGGTTTCAAGTTTTTCTGAAAATGCCACTAACTATCTTCTGCGTACTGGTTGTGTGTGGCTTATGGGAAACCCAGCAGGATTCAAGTTGAACACTGAGCTAGCCGGAGTTCTTGGGACAATTTCCCTGATTGCTATTCAAATTTGGTCTACCCTTTGGTGGTTATTGGGTTTCTTCTTGATTCATCTCATAAAAGTAGTTGCTGTATTTGGCTCATTATTTGGTCTAACTGCAGCCGCTGCTCTGATAATTGACACAATTTCACTAGCAACAACACATGTCTCTATTCTTCAGTGGTTACTTACACTGCTCTATTCATGGCAAATACAGGCTGTAGATGCTTTATGGCGGCTTTTCAG GGGTAGGAAGTGGAATCCTCTTCGTCAGAGACTAGACAGCTATGCATATAGTGTGGAACAGCATGTTGTTGGGTCTCTCCTATTTACTCCGCTTTTACTTCTGCTACCGACGACTTCATTATTCTATATTTTCTTCACCATTATGAAGACAACCATTAGCTTTGTCTGCATAGCCATTCAGTTTGGCATATCTATAATTCATGCCACACCATACATTAAGATTTTCTTTTGGTTCATGAGGAGGAAGCGATTTCCTTCTGGATTATGGTTTGAGATTGTTTTGTGTCAGAGGAATGCCACTAGTTCTTCAGAGGTTGAATCTGCTGGTAAGACTGCATCAGGCTCTGAGAATTCTCGCCACACAAACTGCTGTAAATCGACAGTTCTGGTTTCATTTCTCCACAGCAATTTTTTGAGCTTAA GACAAGTAGTTTGGCCCCACTATAGAAATGTTTTTTCAGATGTATCTAGATCTTCTATTGCATTGTCAGCTTATGGAGTTCTGACAGGGAAAAG AACTCCATCTGCTCCAAAGATTGGTCTTCCCGCGACACTGCCATGGATGTCTATTCCATACAAAGAATACTGGCGCCTTTGCCATGAAGCAGTCCTCGATTGCAGGCAAGATTACAACTGCCAATTACACCAATAG
- the LOC132613705 gene encoding N-acetylglucosaminyl-phosphatidylinositol biosynthetic protein gpi1 isoform X3 → MVNLERVLQGINRKMPVLLQDKSKFSLLGYYAADCSSNGQLLMVRGKGNKHINSANKRTCLCAEQLAPQGKRGRWKCGCHKLDKILEQCRTFSLEDNIWAQIGCDNSQAVSRKVELIPKVHHLHRKGEAIFQLDVHVVFYGIPVFGGHYYSLGFESPSERVTNHCRKPEWVKDLNRKQPYLDLDAVILSINTANAAKIFTEANNSAKRSRVSFHFFCMFSILTWQLLAVLLASFSTIFYVILQSFHVCLIHVSHSYIYVALEKVFCITCKNLEIRCCQLLYWPVILKDYGLRSQSCVEYAEKAAFHKHSMWTSLLVDLLLGNFFGIILWSRARAACTWVSSFSENATNYLLRTGCVWLMGNPAGFKLNTELAGVLGTISLIAIQIWSTLWWLLGFFLIHLIKVVAVFGSLFGLTAAAALIIDTISLATTHVSILQWLLTLLYSWQIQAVDALWRLFRGRKWNPLRQRLDSYAYSVEQHVVGSLLFTPLLLLLPTTSLFYIFFTIMKTTISFVCIAIQFGISIIHATPYIKIFFWFMRRKRFPSGLWFEIVLCQRNATSSSEVESAGKTASGSENSRHTNCCKSTVLVSFLHSNFLSLRQVVWPHYRNVFSDVSRSSIALSAYGVLTGKRTPSAPKIGLPATLPWMSIPYKEYWRLCHEAVLDCRQDYNCQLHQ, encoded by the exons ATGGTGAATCTTGAG AGGGTTCTTCAAGGCATAAACAGAAAGATGCCTGTGCTTCTACAAGATAAAAGCAAGTTCTCTCTGCTAGGTTATTATGCAGCAGATTGCAGCAGTAATGGGCAGTTACTAATGGTCAGAGGCAAAGGGAACAAGCATATCAACTCTGCTAATAAGAGGACATGCTTGTGTGCTGAACAACTTGCACCTCAAGGAAAGcgtggaagatggaaatgtggaTGTCACAAATTGGACAAGATACTAGAGCAGTGTAGAACATTCTCCTTAGAGGATAACATTTGGGCACAGATTGGATGTGATAATTCTCAAGCTGTTAGCAGAAAAGTAGAGCTAATACCAAAAGTGCATCATCTACATAGGAAGGGAGAAGCCATATTCCAATTAGATGTCCAC GTAGTGTTTTATGGAATTCCTGTGTTTGGTGGCCACTATTACTCATTGGGTTTCGAGAGTCCATCTGAGCGGGTGACAAACCATTGCAGGAAGCCTGAATGGGTTAAGGATCTTAACAGGAAGCAGCCATATCTTGACTTG GATGCTGTAATTCTATCTATCAACACTGCTAATGCGGCTAAAATCTTTACAGAAGCAAATAATTCTGCCAAAAGATCCAGGGTTTCCTTTCATTTCTTTTGCAT GTTTTCTATTTTGACTTGGCAACTGCTTGCTGTATTGCTTGCATCATTCTCAACTATCTTCTACGTCATCCTTCAGTCCTTCCATGTCTGTTTGATCCATGTGTCCCACTCGTATATCTATGTTGCATTGGAGAAGGTATTCTGCATTACATGCAAAAATCTGGAAATCCGATGCTGCCAGCTCCTCTATTGGCCGGTTATTCTCAAAGATTATGGTCTCAG GTCTCAATCCTGCGTGGAGTATGCTGAGAAAGCAGCATTTCACAAACATTCCATGTGGACAAGCCTTTTAGTTGATCTACTTCTGGGGAACTTCTTTGGCATCATATTGTGGTCTCGAGCTAGAGCAGCTTGCACATGGGTTTCAAGTTTTTCTGAAAATGCCACTAACTATCTTCTGCGTACTGGTTGTGTGTGGCTTATGGGAAACCCAGCAGGATTCAAGTTGAACACTGAGCTAGCCGGAGTTCTTGGGACAATTTCCCTGATTGCTATTCAAATTTGGTCTACCCTTTGGTGGTTATTGGGTTTCTTCTTGATTCATCTCATAAAAGTAGTTGCTGTATTTGGCTCATTATTTGGTCTAACTGCAGCCGCTGCTCTGATAATTGACACAATTTCACTAGCAACAACACATGTCTCTATTCTTCAGTGGTTACTTACACTGCTCTATTCATGGCAAATACAGGCTGTAGATGCTTTATGGCGGCTTTTCAG GGGTAGGAAGTGGAATCCTCTTCGTCAGAGACTAGACAGCTATGCATATAGTGTGGAACAGCATGTTGTTGGGTCTCTCCTATTTACTCCGCTTTTACTTCTGCTACCGACGACTTCATTATTCTATATTTTCTTCACCATTATGAAGACAACCATTAGCTTTGTCTGCATAGCCATTCAGTTTGGCATATCTATAATTCATGCCACACCATACATTAAGATTTTCTTTTGGTTCATGAGGAGGAAGCGATTTCCTTCTGGATTATGGTTTGAGATTGTTTTGTGTCAGAGGAATGCCACTAGTTCTTCAGAGGTTGAATCTGCTGGTAAGACTGCATCAGGCTCTGAGAATTCTCGCCACACAAACTGCTGTAAATCGACAGTTCTGGTTTCATTTCTCCACAGCAATTTTTTGAGCTTAA GACAAGTAGTTTGGCCCCACTATAGAAATGTTTTTTCAGATGTATCTAGATCTTCTATTGCATTGTCAGCTTATGGAGTTCTGACAGGGAAAAG AACTCCATCTGCTCCAAAGATTGGTCTTCCCGCGACACTGCCATGGATGTCTATTCCATACAAAGAATACTGGCGCCTTTGCCATGAAGCAGTCCTCGATTGCAGGCAAGATTACAACTGCCAATTACACCAATAG
- the LOC132613705 gene encoding N-acetylglucosaminyl-phosphatidylinositol biosynthetic protein gpi1 isoform X4, with product MSTYVVFYGIPVFGGHYYSLGFESPSERVTNHCRKPEWVKDLNRKQPYLDLDAVILSINTANAAKIFTEANNSAKRSRVSFHFFCMFSILTWQLLAVLLASFSTIFYVILQSFHVCLIHVSHSYIYVALEKVFCITCKNLEIRCCQLLYWPVILKDYGLRSQSCVEYAEKAAFHKHSMWTSLLVDLLLGNFFGIILWSRARAACTWVSSFSENATNYLLRTGCVWLMGNPAGFKLNTELAGVLGTISLIAIQIWSTLWWLLGFFLIHLIKVVAVFGSLFGLTAAAALIIDTISLATTHVSILQWLLTLLYSWQIQAVDALWRLFRGRKWNPLRQRLDSYAYSVEQHVVGSLLFTPLLLLLPTTSLFYIFFTIMKTTISFVCIAIQFGISIIHATPYIKIFFWFMRRKRFPSGLWFEIVLCQRNATSSSEVESAGKTASGSENSRHTNCCKSTVLVSFLHSNFLSLRQVVWPHYRNVFSDVSRSSIALSAYGVLTGKRTPSAPKIGLPATLPWMSIPYKEYWRLCHEAVLDCRQDYNCQLHQ from the exons ATGTCCACGTAT GTAGTGTTTTATGGAATTCCTGTGTTTGGTGGCCACTATTACTCATTGGGTTTCGAGAGTCCATCTGAGCGGGTGACAAACCATTGCAGGAAGCCTGAATGGGTTAAGGATCTTAACAGGAAGCAGCCATATCTTGACTTG GATGCTGTAATTCTATCTATCAACACTGCTAATGCGGCTAAAATCTTTACAGAAGCAAATAATTCTGCCAAAAGATCCAGGGTTTCCTTTCATTTCTTTTGCAT GTTTTCTATTTTGACTTGGCAACTGCTTGCTGTATTGCTTGCATCATTCTCAACTATCTTCTACGTCATCCTTCAGTCCTTCCATGTCTGTTTGATCCATGTGTCCCACTCGTATATCTATGTTGCATTGGAGAAGGTATTCTGCATTACATGCAAAAATCTGGAAATCCGATGCTGCCAGCTCCTCTATTGGCCGGTTATTCTCAAAGATTATGGTCTCAG GTCTCAATCCTGCGTGGAGTATGCTGAGAAAGCAGCATTTCACAAACATTCCATGTGGACAAGCCTTTTAGTTGATCTACTTCTGGGGAACTTCTTTGGCATCATATTGTGGTCTCGAGCTAGAGCAGCTTGCACATGGGTTTCAAGTTTTTCTGAAAATGCCACTAACTATCTTCTGCGTACTGGTTGTGTGTGGCTTATGGGAAACCCAGCAGGATTCAAGTTGAACACTGAGCTAGCCGGAGTTCTTGGGACAATTTCCCTGATTGCTATTCAAATTTGGTCTACCCTTTGGTGGTTATTGGGTTTCTTCTTGATTCATCTCATAAAAGTAGTTGCTGTATTTGGCTCATTATTTGGTCTAACTGCAGCCGCTGCTCTGATAATTGACACAATTTCACTAGCAACAACACATGTCTCTATTCTTCAGTGGTTACTTACACTGCTCTATTCATGGCAAATACAGGCTGTAGATGCTTTATGGCGGCTTTTCAG GGGTAGGAAGTGGAATCCTCTTCGTCAGAGACTAGACAGCTATGCATATAGTGTGGAACAGCATGTTGTTGGGTCTCTCCTATTTACTCCGCTTTTACTTCTGCTACCGACGACTTCATTATTCTATATTTTCTTCACCATTATGAAGACAACCATTAGCTTTGTCTGCATAGCCATTCAGTTTGGCATATCTATAATTCATGCCACACCATACATTAAGATTTTCTTTTGGTTCATGAGGAGGAAGCGATTTCCTTCTGGATTATGGTTTGAGATTGTTTTGTGTCAGAGGAATGCCACTAGTTCTTCAGAGGTTGAATCTGCTGGTAAGACTGCATCAGGCTCTGAGAATTCTCGCCACACAAACTGCTGTAAATCGACAGTTCTGGTTTCATTTCTCCACAGCAATTTTTTGAGCTTAA GACAAGTAGTTTGGCCCCACTATAGAAATGTTTTTTCAGATGTATCTAGATCTTCTATTGCATTGTCAGCTTATGGAGTTCTGACAGGGAAAAG AACTCCATCTGCTCCAAAGATTGGTCTTCCCGCGACACTGCCATGGATGTCTATTCCATACAAAGAATACTGGCGCCTTTGCCATGAAGCAGTCCTCGATTGCAGGCAAGATTACAACTGCCAATTACACCAATAG
- the LOC132613705 gene encoding uncharacterized protein LOC132613705 isoform X5: protein MFSILTWQLLAVLLASFSTIFYVILQSFHVCLIHVSHSYIYVALEKVFCITCKNLEIRCCQLLYWPVILKDYGLRSQSCVEYAEKAAFHKHSMWTSLLVDLLLGNFFGIILWSRARAACTWVSSFSENATNYLLRTGCVWLMGNPAGFKLNTELAGVLGTISLIAIQIWSTLWWLLGFFLIHLIKVVAVFGSLFGLTAAAALIIDTISLATTHVSILQWLLTLLYSWQIQAVDALWRLFRGRKWNPLRQRLDSYAYSVEQHVVGSLLFTPLLLLLPTTSLFYIFFTIMKTTISFVCIAIQFGISIIHATPYIKIFFWFMRRKRFPSGLWFEIVLCQRNATSSSEVESAGKTASGSENSRHTNCCKSTVLVSFLHSNFLSLRQVVWPHYRNVFSDVSRSSIALSAYGVLTGKRTPSAPKIGLPATLPWMSIPYKEYWRLCHEAVLDCRQDYNCQLHQ, encoded by the exons AT GTTTTCTATTTTGACTTGGCAACTGCTTGCTGTATTGCTTGCATCATTCTCAACTATCTTCTACGTCATCCTTCAGTCCTTCCATGTCTGTTTGATCCATGTGTCCCACTCGTATATCTATGTTGCATTGGAGAAGGTATTCTGCATTACATGCAAAAATCTGGAAATCCGATGCTGCCAGCTCCTCTATTGGCCGGTTATTCTCAAAGATTATGGTCTCAG GTCTCAATCCTGCGTGGAGTATGCTGAGAAAGCAGCATTTCACAAACATTCCATGTGGACAAGCCTTTTAGTTGATCTACTTCTGGGGAACTTCTTTGGCATCATATTGTGGTCTCGAGCTAGAGCAGCTTGCACATGGGTTTCAAGTTTTTCTGAAAATGCCACTAACTATCTTCTGCGTACTGGTTGTGTGTGGCTTATGGGAAACCCAGCAGGATTCAAGTTGAACACTGAGCTAGCCGGAGTTCTTGGGACAATTTCCCTGATTGCTATTCAAATTTGGTCTACCCTTTGGTGGTTATTGGGTTTCTTCTTGATTCATCTCATAAAAGTAGTTGCTGTATTTGGCTCATTATTTGGTCTAACTGCAGCCGCTGCTCTGATAATTGACACAATTTCACTAGCAACAACACATGTCTCTATTCTTCAGTGGTTACTTACACTGCTCTATTCATGGCAAATACAGGCTGTAGATGCTTTATGGCGGCTTTTCAG GGGTAGGAAGTGGAATCCTCTTCGTCAGAGACTAGACAGCTATGCATATAGTGTGGAACAGCATGTTGTTGGGTCTCTCCTATTTACTCCGCTTTTACTTCTGCTACCGACGACTTCATTATTCTATATTTTCTTCACCATTATGAAGACAACCATTAGCTTTGTCTGCATAGCCATTCAGTTTGGCATATCTATAATTCATGCCACACCATACATTAAGATTTTCTTTTGGTTCATGAGGAGGAAGCGATTTCCTTCTGGATTATGGTTTGAGATTGTTTTGTGTCAGAGGAATGCCACTAGTTCTTCAGAGGTTGAATCTGCTGGTAAGACTGCATCAGGCTCTGAGAATTCTCGCCACACAAACTGCTGTAAATCGACAGTTCTGGTTTCATTTCTCCACAGCAATTTTTTGAGCTTAA GACAAGTAGTTTGGCCCCACTATAGAAATGTTTTTTCAGATGTATCTAGATCTTCTATTGCATTGTCAGCTTATGGAGTTCTGACAGGGAAAAG AACTCCATCTGCTCCAAAGATTGGTCTTCCCGCGACACTGCCATGGATGTCTATTCCATACAAAGAATACTGGCGCCTTTGCCATGAAGCAGTCCTCGATTGCAGGCAAGATTACAACTGCCAATTACACCAATAG